From one Lolium rigidum isolate FL_2022 chromosome 4, APGP_CSIRO_Lrig_0.1, whole genome shotgun sequence genomic stretch:
- the LOC124706036 gene encoding probable glutathione S-transferase GSTU6, with the protein MAGEGDLKLLGLLVSPFVVRVRMALHMKGVSYEYIEQDVIDKGELLLKYNPVYKKVPVLIHNGVPLCESQIIVQYIDEVWPGTNGSSILPSDPYDRATARFWAAYVDDKLFPAWLGILKAKTQEERAEKVKETLAVVELLEVALAQCSNGKPFFAGDSIGFLDLVVGCNLLWFEALRRLFGVTFVAAGKTPLLAAWAERFGGTEAAREVVPDADKAVEFAKKLMASLCSAPVANAS; encoded by the exons ATGGCGGGTGAAGGAGATCTGAAGCTGCTGGGCTTGCTGGTGAGCCCATTCGTGGTCCGCGTCCGCATGGCGCTGCACATGAAGGGCGTGAGCTACGAGTACATCGAGCAGGACGTCATCGACAAGGGCGAGCTCCTCCTCAAGTACAACCCCGTGTACAAGAAGGTGCCCGTGCTCATCCACAACGGCGTGCCGCTCTGCGAGTCCCAGATCATCGTGCAGTACATCGACGAGGTCTGGCCTGGAACCAACGGCTCCTCCATCCTCCCCTCCGACCCCTATGACCGCGCCACCGCTCGCTTCTGggccgcctacgtcgacgacaag TTGTTCCCTGCCTGGCTAGGCATTCTCAAGGCGAAGACTCAGGAAGAAAGGGCAGAGAAGGTGAAAGAAACGCTTGCCGTGGTCGAGCTGCTGGAGGTGGCCTTGGCCCAATGCTCCAACGGGAAGCCTTTCTTCGCCGGCGACTCCATCGGGTTCCTCGACCTTGTGGTTGGATGCAACTTGTTATGGTTCGAGGCGCTGCGCAGGTTATTCGGCGTGACATTCGTTGCCGCCGGCAAGACTCCTCTCCTGGCCGCCTGGGCGGAGCGTTTCGGAGGTACCGAGGCGGCGAGGGAGGTTGTGCCGGACGCGGACAAGGCGGTGGAGTTCGCCAAGAAGCTCATGGCTAGTTTATGCTCCGCTCCGGTTGCCAATGCCAGCTAA